Proteins encoded within one genomic window of Candidatus Binatia bacterium:
- a CDS encoding O-linked GlcNAc transferase yields the protein MGSRGTLALLFVFALAVRLFYVASLPETPFFSHLQTNAARYDLWAKAILSGRGPLPPYEQAPGYPYFVASVYALFGPEPRAVAWVQCFLGALVVVFLAAAARRLFGPGAAVATGVLAALYGPFVYYCAELLPATLFLATVAGGFAASVLAPGRDEGSKPGLWLVSGAAWAAALFVRSNAVLAYPPVFLDALRRGGASAVKAVGLPCLAALLFFPAWNAFRGGEVVWLTTSGGVNLWLGNNPYSDGVSPFVSGRKGEVAEAIREESRTAADADRRFRRLALSFWKEAPGRALLLAGKKFLWTWTARELPNNADIEWRREKSPLFAGYLFPFHMGYLVPLAAAALFVLPFGRFAWALSAPAFLGLGTCLVFFTNARFRLPLALPLLVLAGGFLSALPRLRTLPRGSLLGTLAGFSAGAVLSWGNFFGVWDYRIPEIVANTGILERKTGHPDRAIGHLEEAVRLDPTDGIAWVHLALAFEETGRPRDALRAFLDGIASNPGDRQLAAMAVLFFHRNGLPRGELLAYVAEPTGERRRRLLGLLGEP from the coding sequence ATGGGTTCGAGAGGGACGCTCGCGCTGCTTTTCGTTTTTGCGCTCGCCGTGCGGCTCTTCTATGTCGCGTCGCTTCCGGAGACGCCTTTTTTCTCGCACCTCCAGACCAACGCGGCGCGCTACGACCTCTGGGCGAAAGCGATCCTCTCGGGCCGCGGGCCGCTCCCGCCTTACGAACAGGCGCCGGGGTATCCCTACTTCGTCGCCTCCGTCTACGCCCTTTTCGGCCCCGAGCCCCGTGCCGTCGCCTGGGTGCAGTGCTTTCTCGGGGCCCTGGTCGTCGTGTTTCTCGCCGCCGCCGCGCGGCGGCTTTTCGGCCCGGGGGCGGCGGTGGCGACGGGAGTCCTCGCGGCGCTCTACGGGCCCTTCGTCTACTATTGCGCGGAGCTCCTGCCCGCCACGCTCTTTCTCGCGACGGTCGCGGGCGGTTTCGCTGCCTCGGTTCTGGCCCCGGGACGGGACGAAGGGTCGAAGCCCGGCCTCTGGTTGGTCTCGGGTGCGGCCTGGGCGGCGGCTCTTTTCGTCCGCTCGAACGCGGTCCTGGCCTATCCGCCGGTCTTTCTCGATGCGTTGCGGCGCGGGGGTGCGAGCGCGGTGAAGGCGGTGGGGCTGCCGTGTCTTGCGGCTCTCCTTTTCTTTCCGGCCTGGAACGCCTTCCGCGGCGGCGAAGTGGTCTGGCTCACGACGAGCGGCGGCGTGAACCTCTGGCTCGGGAACAACCCCTACTCCGACGGCGTGAGCCCCTTCGTGTCGGGACGGAAAGGAGAAGTTGCCGAAGCGATCCGTGAGGAGTCCCGTACGGCCGCGGACGCCGACCGCCGTTTCCGCCGCCTCGCGCTGTCCTTCTGGAAAGAAGCGCCGGGAAGGGCTCTGCTGCTTGCCGGCAAGAAGTTTCTCTGGACGTGGACGGCCAGGGAGCTTCCCAACAACGCCGACATCGAGTGGAGGCGGGAGAAAAGCCCGCTGTTCGCCGGCTACCTCTTCCCCTTCCACATGGGTTATCTCGTGCCGCTGGCCGCGGCCGCGCTTTTCGTCCTGCCCTTCGGCCGTTTCGCCTGGGCTCTTTCGGCGCCCGCCTTTCTGGGCCTCGGGACCTGCCTCGTTTTTTTCACGAACGCCCGGTTTCGCCTGCCGCTGGCCCTGCCCCTTCTCGTGCTCGCCGGCGGCTTTCTCTCGGCACTTCCACGATTGCGCACTCTCCCCCGCGGCTCCCTTCTCGGGACACTCGCGGGTTTTTCTGCCGGTGCCGTTCTCTCGTGGGGGAACTTCTTCGGCGTCTGGGACTACAGGATTCCCGAGATCGTGGCCAACACGGGCATCCTCGAGAGAAAAACCGGGCACCCCGATCGTGCCATCGGGCACCTCGAGGAAGCGGTGCGGCTCGACCCGACCGACGGCATCGCCTGGGTGCACTTGGCGCTGGCGTTCGAGGAGACGGGACGGCCCCGAGACGCGCTGCGGGCTTTTCTCGACGGCATTGCTTCGAATCCCGGCGACCGGCAACTTGCCGCCATGGCCGTCCTGTTTTTCCACCGCAACGGCCTTCCCCGCGGGGAGCTTCTGGCCTACGTGGCGGAGCCCACCGGGGAAAGACGGCGGCGGCTTCTCGGGCTTCTGGGGGAGCCGTGA
- a CDS encoding peptidyl-prolyl cis-trans isomerase, which translates to MRTVLVVLLLLFSWANMAPAGELALETEEQKTIYALGLAVAQSLARYDLSPEELEIVEKAIEDSLLRGKTELDLRSYRLDIQKLAHSRQARVAEREKAAGAEFLAKAAAEKGAKKLPSGLVYREIRPGTGKSPGPTDKVKVHYHGTLRDGTVFDSSVERGEPAVFALNRVIPCWTEGLQLMKVGGKSRLVCPPEIAYGDRGSPPRIPPGATLSFEVELLDIVE; encoded by the coding sequence ATGCGGACCGTGCTCGTGGTGCTGCTCTTGCTTTTCTCGTGGGCCAACATGGCGCCTGCGGGCGAGCTCGCGCTCGAAACCGAGGAGCAAAAGACGATTTACGCCCTGGGACTCGCCGTGGCGCAGAGCCTCGCCCGCTACGACCTTTCTCCGGAAGAGCTCGAAATCGTCGAGAAGGCGATCGAAGACTCGCTTCTCCGGGGCAAAACCGAACTCGACCTGCGCAGCTACAGGCTCGACATCCAGAAGCTCGCCCACTCGCGCCAGGCGCGGGTGGCCGAGAGAGAAAAGGCGGCCGGAGCCGAGTTTCTCGCAAAAGCCGCCGCCGAAAAGGGCGCGAAGAAACTGCCCTCGGGCCTCGTCTACCGGGAAATCCGGCCGGGGACGGGAAAAAGCCCGGGCCCCACGGACAAGGTGAAGGTCCACTACCACGGGACCTTGCGCGACGGCACCGTGTTCGACAGCTCGGTCGAGCGCGGCGAGCCGGCCGTGTTCGCGTTGAACCGCGTCATCCCGTGCTGGACCGAGGGGCTCCAGCTCATGAAGGTCGGAGGAAAAAGTCGGCTCGTCTGCCCTCCCGAGATCGCCTACGGCGACCGCGGCTCGCCGCCCAGGATCCCGCCCGGCGCCACGCTTTCCTTCGAGGTGGAACTCCTCGACATCGTGGAGTGA
- a CDS encoding acetate--CoA ligase, with amino-acid sequence MARIDSLLREREVFPPPPHIVERSLVPDYETHYARSLEDVEGYWEEVARGFEWFRPWERVLEVDYPNARWFTGARCNIVWNCLDRHLRTERRNKIALLWLGENGEERVFSFARVHREVSRLASALRNLGVRKGDRVVLYMPLVPEGIFAMLACARIGAVHSVVYAGLGAAALRDRIRDAGARTVVFTDVGYRRGRQVPLASIAREALEECPDVEHAVVHRRDEKTELRAGRERDLGELLASASAECPVEEMDSEDWLFLLYTSGSTGRPKGCAYVHGGYMVGATHLWRLLLDVHDEDLYWCMSDIGWIVGHSTMVYGPWCNGTTILVREGTPDFPHPGIVWEIVERYGVSKMFLAPTALRMFLRAGEEWPRKYDLRSLEVVACAGEPLNPEAFRWAHRHILRGRGVLVDNWWQTETAAPVLGTLPSYPAKPGRVGKPFPGYRVEVLDAQGKPVGPHEGGLLCIRGFAPQMFRTVWGDHGRYEESFRRFPGVYVASDVATVDEDGYVAVLGRADDVLNVAGHRIGTAEVESALVSHPAVGEAAVVGKPDPVKGEAIKAFVLLRAGTPPQPVSGGGAARARPQAPRPHRLSGRDRVRPEPPQDALRKDPPARLARPRARHGPGRPHHDRGRLTHLERGAPGRLPGTREAPHRRAASPRTQARGTRAVNGRDSCG; translated from the coding sequence GTGGCACGGATCGACTCGCTCCTGCGCGAACGCGAGGTCTTCCCTCCGCCGCCGCACATCGTCGAGCGCTCCCTGGTGCCGGACTACGAAACGCACTACGCTCGAAGCCTCGAGGACGTCGAAGGGTACTGGGAGGAGGTAGCCCGCGGGTTCGAATGGTTCCGCCCCTGGGAGCGCGTCCTCGAGGTCGATTACCCGAACGCGCGCTGGTTCACGGGGGCACGCTGCAACATCGTCTGGAACTGCCTCGACCGCCACCTCCGCACGGAGCGACGGAACAAGATCGCTCTTCTCTGGCTCGGAGAAAACGGGGAAGAGCGCGTCTTTTCCTTCGCGCGCGTCCACCGGGAGGTCTCGCGTCTCGCGAGCGCGCTCCGGAATCTCGGGGTGCGGAAAGGAGACCGCGTCGTCCTCTACATGCCGCTCGTCCCCGAAGGCATCTTCGCCATGCTCGCCTGCGCGCGCATCGGGGCCGTGCACAGCGTGGTCTACGCGGGTCTCGGCGCCGCGGCTCTCCGCGACCGCATCCGGGACGCCGGCGCCCGGACGGTCGTCTTCACCGACGTCGGCTACCGCCGCGGCAGGCAGGTACCGCTCGCCTCGATCGCTCGCGAGGCCCTCGAGGAGTGCCCGGACGTGGAGCACGCGGTCGTCCACCGGCGGGACGAAAAAACGGAGCTTCGCGCCGGGCGGGAGAGGGATCTCGGAGAGCTTCTCGCGAGCGCCTCCGCCGAGTGCCCGGTCGAAGAAATGGACAGCGAAGACTGGCTTTTCCTCCTCTACACGTCGGGCTCCACGGGAAGACCCAAAGGGTGCGCCTACGTCCACGGAGGCTACATGGTGGGCGCGACGCATCTCTGGCGACTCCTCCTCGACGTCCACGACGAGGACCTCTACTGGTGCATGTCGGACATCGGTTGGATCGTCGGCCACTCCACGATGGTCTACGGTCCCTGGTGCAACGGGACGACGATCCTCGTGCGCGAGGGCACGCCGGACTTCCCGCATCCGGGGATCGTCTGGGAGATCGTGGAGCGGTACGGCGTGAGCAAGATGTTCCTCGCCCCCACGGCGCTCCGGATGTTCTTGCGGGCGGGCGAAGAGTGGCCGCGAAAATACGACCTCCGAAGCCTCGAGGTCGTGGCCTGCGCGGGCGAGCCCCTGAACCCGGAAGCCTTTCGGTGGGCGCACCGACACATCCTCCGGGGGCGGGGCGTTCTCGTGGACAACTGGTGGCAGACCGAGACCGCAGCGCCCGTGCTCGGAACCCTGCCCTCCTACCCCGCCAAGCCCGGCCGCGTGGGCAAACCCTTTCCGGGCTACCGCGTCGAGGTTCTCGACGCTCAGGGAAAGCCCGTGGGTCCCCACGAGGGAGGTCTTCTCTGCATCCGCGGCTTCGCCCCGCAAATGTTCCGGACGGTCTGGGGAGACCACGGCCGGTACGAGGAGTCCTTCCGGCGCTTTCCCGGCGTGTACGTGGCGAGCGACGTCGCGACCGTGGACGAGGACGGCTACGTGGCCGTCCTCGGTCGAGCGGACGACGTGCTCAACGTGGCCGGACACAGGATCGGCACCGCCGAGGTGGAATCCGCGCTGGTGAGCCACCCCGCCGTGGGCGAAGCGGCCGTGGTGGGAAAACCCGACCCGGTGAAAGGAGAAGCCATCAAGGCCTTCGTCCTGCTGCGCGCGGGAACCCCGCCGCAGCCCGTCTCTGGAGGCGGAGCTGCGCGAGCACGTCCGCAAGCTCCTCGGCCCCATCGCCTCTCCGGCCGAGATCGAGTTCGTCCCGAGCCTCCCCAAGACGCGCTCCGGAAAGATCCTCCGGCGCGTCTTGCGCGCCCGCGAGCTCGGCACGGACCCGGGCGACCTCACCACGATCGAGGAAGGCTGACCCATCTCGAGCGCGGAGCCCCGGGGAGACTCCCGGGTACGAGAGAGGCGCCACACCGACGTGCCGCGTCGCCCAGGACGCAGGCGCGCGGGACGCGCGCGGTCAACGGGAGAGATAGCTGCGGCTGA
- a CDS encoding hypothetical protein (possible pseudo, frameshifted) translates to MLFGGAVACGLAVWGVRNLGVETDYLGFFSPRDHVRVENREISEKLAGTQPLSVVVTGDEPRAVTRLRVLRAIHELQRYVETLPGVDTTLSLVDYLYLVRRALDPEAPPLPASQEEIEQLLLLVDPAEIEGVANRDLSRANVVVRTRLSSSGDIDALVDNITAFAREHFPRGVTVRPTGTIVLLARSADALVRGQVTGLWQVVFVLFVLMSVLFLSLRVGLLSLVPNVVPILLLFGLMGWWGFDLNISTALIAALAIGIAVDDTIHYLTAFNAGLRKTADQAKAVAEAARTVGSPIVFTSVALAAGFLVVCLSNFRPVQDFGLLSATTMGIALLSDLVLTPAVLMTTKIVTLWEVLFLKLGPEPHKQIPLFHGLRPFQAKIVVLMARLANAPAGTAITRRGELRDELYVLLGGRAEVRRDAEGPVLRSLGRGDVVGEMGLVRHQPRTADVIVVEEAEYLILDRAFLRRLPRRYPRIAARVFLNLTRILSDRLETTTDQLAAARPARAAS, encoded by the coding sequence GTGCTGTTCGGCGGAGCCGTGGCTTGCGGGCTCGCGGTCTGGGGTGTCCGGAACCTGGGCGTCGAGACCGACTACCTGGGCTTTTTCTCCCCGCGGGACCACGTGCGGGTGGAGAACCGCGAGATCTCGGAAAAGCTCGCCGGGACGCAGCCCCTTTCCGTCGTCGTGACGGGGGACGAACCGCGAGCCGTCACGCGGCTCCGGGTCCTGCGCGCGATACACGAACTCCAGCGCTACGTGGAAACGCTCCCCGGTGTCGACACCACGCTTTCCCTCGTCGACTACCTCTACCTCGTCCGTAGGGCTCTCGATCCCGAAGCCCCGCCGCTGCCGGCCTCGCAGGAGGAAATCGAGCAGCTCCTCCTTCTCGTGGATCCTGCCGAAATCGAGGGCGTGGCCAACCGGGACCTCTCGCGCGCCAACGTGGTGGTCCGGACGCGGCTTTCGAGCTCCGGGGACATCGACGCGCTGGTCGACAACATCACCGCCTTCGCGCGCGAGCATTTCCCCCGCGGGGTGACGGTGCGGCCGACCGGCACGATCGTGCTGCTCGCCCGCTCGGCGGACGCACTCGTTCGGGGACAGGTCACCGGCCTCTGGCAGGTGGTCTTCGTCCTTTTCGTCCTGATGTCGGTGCTCTTCCTTTCCCTTCGCGTCGGCCTTCTCTCGCTCGTACCGAACGTCGTGCCGATCCTGCTTCTCTTCGGGCTCATGGGCTGGTGGGGGTTCGACCTCAACATCTCCACCGCGCTCATTGCCGCCCTCGCCATCGGGATCGCCGTGGACGACACGATCCACTACCTCACGGCCTTCAACGCCGGCCTCCGCAAAACCGCCGATCAGGCGAAGGCCGTCGCGGAAGCGGCACGCACGGTGGGAAGCCCGATCGTCTTCACGAGCGTCGCGCTCGCGGCAGGCTTTCTCGTCGTCTGCCTTTCGAACTTCCGGCCCGTCCAGGACTTCGGGCTCCTTTCGGCCACGACGATGGGCATCGCACTCCTCTCGGACCTCGTGCTCACGCCGGCCGTCCTGATGACGACGAAGATCGTGACGCTCTGGGAAGTGCTCTTTTTGAAGCTCGGGCCCGAGCCGCACAAGCAAATCCCGCTTTTCCACGGCCTCCGGCCTTTCCAGGCCAAGATCGTCGTACTCATGGCGCGGCTTGCGAACGCTCCGGCGGGCACGGCGATCACGCGGCGCGGGGAGCTGCGGGACGAGCTCTACGTGCTACTGGGCGGGCGGGCCGAGGTTCGCAGGGACGCGGAAGGTCCCGTCCTGCGCTCGCTCGGCCGGGGCGACGTCGTGGGCGAGATGGGGCTCGTACGGCACCAGCCGCGGACGGCCGATGTGATCGTCGTCGAGGAGGCCGAATACCTGATCCTGGACCGGGCCTTTTTGCGCCGCCTCCCGCGCCGCTACCCGCGCATTGCCGCCCGCGTTTTCTTGAACCTCACGCGCATCCTGAGCGACCGGCTCGAGACGACGACGGATCAGCTCGCCGCTGCGCGGCCTGCGCGAGCGGCGTCGTGA